DNA from Cydia pomonella isolate Wapato2018A chromosome 14, ilCydPomo1, whole genome shotgun sequence:
ttatttatttctttttcctTTCAGAATATGGCTCCACGATATGTTTCAAAACAGATCCGAGGAAATTGGGCAGAGTCTGATATGAAATCAGCAATAGCAGCCGTTAAAAGTGGTGCCATGAAGGTGTTATCTGCTGCCAATTACTATAAAGTTCCCAGACGAACACTTCGACGATATCTTATAGagaaaaaggaaaataaatccAAGTTGGGAAGGAAACCACTTCTTAGTAATCAGGAAGAAAAGGAGCTAGCATCTCGTATCGTACGACTGAGTGATGTTGGTTATCCATTAACGTCACGTGTGCTTCGTATGTGCGTCCAGAAGTATTGCCAGGGAAAAAATATGGCACAGGCTAGACAAGACGTCTTAATTGGCAGAGATTGGCTGAGAGGCGGAGGAATCGCTGACTCCCGAGTCACAGGCTCTGACCTAGTTCGGGAGACAAAAGCTGGACCCTGGTGAAACTATTACAAAcctaattataagtttttctgtATCTAGTATAACATAATATCGACACTCTATACTGTGTTAGGTTTTTAAgtgaataaagatttatttattattatgttaatgtccttaaacttatctctaagtgtgtctctatggttcattttatatattgcacgaatagccctcttctgcagaacaaaaatggtatttatctctgaagcactgccccatagtaaaataccatattacataatgctatgaaagtaactaaagtaaactaatcgagctgttttcacgtctgttaaatGACGGATCTTCCTCACTGCAAGATACTCCTGTTTTGGAATACTCCCAGGAAAAAGCGTCCACATAACATTTGCCAATTTGGATAGTTTAGACAATAACGCGATCAGGCAAAAGATCAATGAATTCTACACAGTGAAGAAACGGGTGCCTACTTTACGTACCTTGTTGACAGATTTAAGAGAGAGCATTGGATTTACCGGATGTCGTGAAACGTTGGGTTTTTTGAACTCAAAGccattgtaaaattttattatacaatgactttgagttaaaaaaatatataaacgagCGTAGTATAATCATGGAGAGATAACATTGCAGCACGGAGGCACAGATTTTTGAGTAAATACCGCCAGCAAGAAAATCcggtaattttaatttatttggatgAAACATATATTCATCAAAATTAAAGGCCAAAAAAATCATAGCAGGATCCATCTACTAGCggtgtagtaaaaaaaatcccaaGGGAAACGGTAATACGAGGGCGGGATGATAAGTAACTGGCCTTAGCtattaaaaaagtttgaatttaaaaataaactagcgTAATTTAAGCTTCGTGTCTCTGGCTATCtgtgttcgaaatttaaatttgatggcttaaatattttatcgattttctgttatttgaaaatatattgtgacgattgttttcaaaatggaTAAAATTGAACAAAGAGCGGTGATAAAGTTTCTTTACATGAAGGGTATGAAGGGGATAGGTATTTATGAAGAGTTAAAGAATGTTTTAGGTGAATGTGCTCTTTCTCACGCCACAGTAAAAAACTGGGTGGCTGAATTTAAACGAGGCCGTACAAGTGTCCAAGATGAAGCCCGCTCTGGACGTCCAAAAAGTGCCACAACTCCGGAAATGGTCTCCAAAGTGCACGATATGGTTTTGGCAGATCGACGATTGAAGTTATCAGAAATAGCTGACACTACAGGGATATCAAAGGAACGGGTACATCATATTCTAAGTGaagaattaaatatgaaaaagttatCCGCCCGTTGGGTGCCGCGATTGCTTACGCACGATCAAAAAAGAATCCGCGTGCAAAATTCGGAAGAATGTTTGGATCGTTTTCAGAAAAATAAAGCTtcttttttgcatcgatttgtaACAACAGATGAAACATGGGTTCACCACTACACGCCAGAATcaaaaattcaatcaaaacaGTGGACTGAATCTGGATGTTCGGGTCCCAAAAAAGCTATGGCTGTAAAGTCGGCTGGAAAAGTTATGGCTTCCGTCTTTTGGGATGCTAGTGGAATTTTGATGATAGACTACCTTCCCAAAGGTAAAACTATTAATGGGGAATACTATGCTAATCTTTTAGATAAGCTTCATCAATGCATTCATCAAAAACGACCAggcttagcaaaaaaaaaatcatcttccATCAAGACAACGCTAGGGTTCACACATGTGTTAAAGCCATGGCAAAAATCGGCGAATTAAAGTATGATTTGCTGCCCCATCCACCTTATTCGCCTGATCTGGCACCATCCGACTTCCACCTGTTCCCGAAGCTTAAAACTTTTTTGGGTGGACAGAAATTTGCCACTAATGATGCCGTCATAGCCGCTGTGGAGGAGTATTTTGCAGGCCTCGAAAAGAATCATTTTATGGAGGGCATCGCAGCTTTAGAGCGAAGATGGAATAAGTGCATAGAGCTAGGTGGAGACTAtgtcgaaaaataaaattagttttaacacCGAAATTCAAGTATTTTCTACTTAGGCCAGTTACTTATCATCCCACCCTCGTATATTGTACATGCCAGGTGCGAAAAGGAATTTGTGCCCAATGCCCTTGATTTTTAGCACAAAATCTATGTCAGCGGATTATCATCATGACGTGAACACAGAACTTTTTAAAATGCCGGCAAGAGAAATTAATCCCTGATTTAAGAGTGTAACAATAATTGATAATGCAAATTATCATTCAACTCAGGTAAATAATCCACCCACAATGCATCAGAGGAAGGCAGACTTTCAAGATTGGCTCACTCCCAATCGCCTATGAAACTTTAATATCGAAAGAGCTGATGTGTCTGGTGGACAGATACAAGCCTGACGCAAAATATGAGGTTGACGAAATGTTAAAAGAAAATGGTCATGAAGTTTTATAGTTGCCCCCATATCATTGCGACTATTGAACAAATATGGAGATTGGCTAAAAGGAAAGTTGGcggcaaaaatatgttttactgaAAAAAAGGAAGAAAAAGCGATTTCAACGGAATTTCGTACTGTAACTCCAGAAGACTGGAAAAAATACATTGATCAAGTACTGCATGTGGAACAAAATTATATAGATCGAGATGGACGTCACCACATGAGAACCATTCATTATAATGTAACCAGTGACAGGGACTCGAGCAGTGAGTCTGAGGAGCCAATTGAGTTTTTGGAATCTGATTTTgagtatgatatttatttaaaagtaatagTTCTAGATTACTTCGGAGAATGATTATCTAGTAACTGAAATGTTCTTTCTTTTTGCAAACCCCTATTCTTTTTCGAATACCTATCTAACGATACCCTACAATAGACAGAGGAAACAAAAAACAGGTTTTAAATGGCGTACCCATCTTACAAGAACGTACTAGTAGTGATTTAGAAAACATCTCAAaagtcaagtttttttttacacctgTTGGCAATAATCAAGACTGATGCTGAACCATCTGCCTCTGTTCAGTCCACATACCGAAAACTAAGAAGGAAGAAGTAGAAACATATTGTTCTGGAAGACATTCCAGATTCCATAACGATGAGAAGTTCATCATTCATAGTAGACATACTTACTATGAATGATGAACTTCTCATCGTTATGTTTATATTCACAGGCTCTTTCTTGATTATTTATTACTCTCCAGGATTAGGGTACGAAGGTGAGTTCAGGTGGGAGAGATTGAAGACAAATACTGTTCCATATATTAGCAAATATTAACAGCTCTCTTAAAATGTTTAACACAAAAGTGACTTCGGAGTGCCACAACGCATCCACGTGTAAGTTGCCCACAATCGTAATATCCATTTACGACTGAAAAgattttactaaatttaaacctttttttgaCTTATTGACTGCTGTCATCGATCAGAGTAGCTCGCTGTCTAATGTGCAAAAGCTTTTTTACTTGAGAAAATACTTACAGGAGGATCCGCTGGCGGTTATTCTGAATTTGCCGTTGGTAAATGAGTCATATAAGGAAGCAATACAAGAATACAACTATTAAAAAGAGATTTGACAACAAGGCTAGATTAGTAGAGAATCATATATAGTAGATATTTCTAATATACAAAAGGGGGCAACGGCTTCCATACAAAAcatttcacaaataaataaacgttgATAAATGAGACATGCTTTTGATATCAATTTTGACTTGTAAGTTAGATAAAATCACACACTGGGCATACCAGTTAGATCCGGAGTCAGGCACCATGCCTACTGTGACTAGTTGAAGTATGAAGGTAATACAAATCAATACCTGCGGTTACAAATGTGGTATTGAAGTCGTTGCGGACCTGTAAGCATTGTGATAATAAAGACTATCACATATATAACATTcccatatttaaattaaaatgttacctATTGCTCGGAGGCaatcttatataaattaaaaacacgtgcAATATATGCCTTAATAACCATGATGGTAAatggttatttttaaattgtaaaatgtGTAAACAGAGCCACAACACATTGCCGCAACAGGAGCGCAATGTGAATTTGGACAAGCCCAGGACAAATTATGATGACAGTCAGCAACCACTACCTTCCGATGCTGGTGGGTTTGAAATTACTGttaatactatttattattgTGTGTCCAATAGACCCAATAGTGGTGTTTCGCTGCCACCCATATAGGTCAAATTAGTAATTGAAAATAGTGAAGCGGGGGTATGCCAGGACGTAcgtataaaatagaatagaatagattttatttgtattgattgtACATCGTCATATTACCTGAAACTACTTTTTAAAGTATTAATAGACGATCGAATATGGTGCGCTCCGTACCGCGAACTTGGTCTGCTCGGAACAATATTCGATGGTGTGTACAGCGGTCCGCcggacaatattattattattgacggTGCGGTGGTTCGATGATTCTCCCAAAGGATATGGTGCGGTCCGCACCAAATTCGCTCGTGTAGACGGGCCACCGCACCGTTCCGAGCGTTAGTCGCGGATCTACAACCGAGCGAGACACACGTCACAATGTCGTCTGAATCCGTAAATATAGCTGAAAAACAATTAATAGTGGAAGTGTTAGAACTTTACAAAGGTTTTCCGTGTTTGTGGGATTCAAGTCACGAACTTTACTGCAACAAAGATGCCCGCAGTCAAGCGttacaaataattttagataaatGGAAAACGGGTTACCCGCAGGCTACTACAgaggaagttaaaaaaaaactggaacACCTTAGAGCTGCGTATAGACGTGAACGAAAGAAGGTAGGTAAATTACAAGTAAATATCACTCTTTAAAAtcagtattttatttgtaattaacaTTGTTTTTCTAAATTTAATGGACTAATCCACTTTCTTACATATTTGtaattcctttatttttatgaaCGGTAGTACAGTGTATAACTATTTGTAGGTGGAATCCAGCAAATCAACTGGAGCTGGGTTGGGAGACGTGTACACGCCGTCCCTGTGGTACTATCCATATTTGACATTTCTTCATGAGAAGACTATGCCGGTATCCCAGGGAATCGATAATATACAAGGAACTCCAGATTCAGATAGCGAGGTGGGTAGTTAAATATTTAGCACATTAATCATTCTTTCTTGAAAATCAACACGGCCTTGATTGTTAAAATATTCTGTGAATATCTGTCTCGCCGCATTACCTTCTGCAGTACGCTGTCTATCTGTTCTATTGAGATTTACTGAGATATTATTATTCCGCCAATCTCCTGGACGGAAAGTATTGTTTGTAGTATCTTCCCGATCGACACAATTCCCTGTGACGTAGTTTGTAGACTTTTTTCTTAGAAAGTTGTGTAGTAAACATGAAGCCATTACTATTATTGGTACTTTTTTAACATTCATTGTGATGGGTTTTTTGAATACCCTAAAGCGTTCAGCTAATATACCGAATGTGTTTTCTACAATTCTCCTAGCTCTGGAAAGTCTATAGTTGTATATTCTTTTGTCATGTGTCAAGTTTTTCTGTGGGTAGGGCTTTAGAAGATTTTCATTCATGGCAAATGCACTGTCTGCAACTAAACAATATGGAGCAACTATATCAGATGACGGCAACACAGATGGTCGTGGTAAATTCAGTTGATCAGACAACATTTTATCATGAAATGATGTGTGATTAAATACTCCACCATCAGAAATACTTCCATTGGTACCTGCATTTACGTAAATAAATTCGTAATTGGCATTAACAATGCCAAGCAAAACTATGCTAAAAGTTCCCTTGTAATTGTAATACGTTGAACCGGAGTTTGGTGGCTTTTCGATAAGAATATGTTTCCCGTCCATTGCACCTAAACAATGATTGAACTGCCATTTTTGTTCAAAGTCTTTTGCTATTTGTAGCCATTCACTTTCTGTTTCAGGAACCTGTAACAAAAAAGGTAAAGAGTTCAACCAAGCGGCAAAATGAACTGTACAAGAAACAAGAAGAACTGATTCAGTCTGCGGCAGAATTAATCAAAGACAGCAACTCGCAGGACACCTCAGCCGATGCCTTTGGACGCTCAGTGAGCTTTCAGTTGAAAGAATTACCAAAAGTTCAAAGATGCATAGCCGAAAAAATAATTGGAGAACTACTGTTCTACGCTAAATTAGGAGAGCTTACTTTAGATACTTccataaactttaaaaaaaacatacatactgCCACACAATACTCCTACTACACCCACCCTTATAGAAGCCATATTTATCCGCATCATGCATTCCCGTCCTCAACGTCTCCTCAATATTCACAAACATCACAGTCACCTAAATATTCACACACATCATCTGAACAATCGCAACCATCACAGTCTCCTCAACAttcaataaacttaaataaaaacttacatACTGGCACACAATCCTCATACCACACTCACCCATATAGAAACCATTTATATCAGCAACATTCATTACCGTCCTCACCATCTCCTCAATATATACAACAACCATCCCCGTCTCCTCAATATTCACAACCATCACCGTCCCCTCAATACATACAACAACCATCCCCGTCTCCTCAGTATTCACAACCATCACCGGCACCGTCCCCTCAACAATCGACACCCTCTCTACCACAAACACCGGCAGATTCGATTACTCTTCATTCAGCAGACACACATTTGAGTCAAGTTTTATTACCAGCTGACACTCTACTTGAGTTGACCCCAAGTGGGGAAACACAACATAATGAGCCAGACACTAGAGGAAGTGGTAATATGGATGTTTTTAGGGGCACAGGAAAACAACTTCAAGAATtcttgatttttaaaaaataattacctatgtAAATGTGTACACacatatgtggcattatctatgaaaagggacctagATTATGAATACACTAATAACTCAATACCGACAACAAGGTCCCTACTCGTGgataatgccacatattttgattttaaataaaaaatagtatgaattttgacttattatttataaatacgtacCTTCATATAGTTTTTAAGCACTTTACATATTGCGTGACAGGTCTCTGGTATTATCTCAGACAACAGTTGCGATGATATACTTGTACCAAATTTGAGTTCGCTGAATTCTCTCCCTGACGCGAGATATTTTAAGGTTGCTAGCAATCTCTCTTCAGCTGTCACAGCTTTTCTCATGACTGTATCGGTTTTAGTTATATATGGTTTCACAAGTTCAAGCAATTCACTAAATGAATCGGAACTCATTCGGAGATATATACGAAAATCGTCATCATCAAGGTCTCTCACAAGTCGCACATGACTGTATGACTCTCGGTTTTTTAAATAGAATTTTGCccattgttttctttttttcctcTGCTTTTTGATAGGTGTAATAGCTACGACGGATGCCACAACTAACGCGATTTTAGTTTGTTTGGATAAAGTCGGAGGCATGTCGACCTCACCGTTCCGTAGCACGAAAAGCACTGGACGGTGTTTGTACGGGTGCGGTGGTGTGGCGTGTAGAGCGCACCGCACCGGTCCGTCGGTTCGACGCACCATATTCGAACGTCTATTAATACTTTTACACTACTTATACTAATAAtatcctatatttatttatttatactggaCACTCCTTGAGTAGGactgtttataaattattatatgttGCATTTTTCACGACCTTGCTCTATAAGGCTGAGCCAAAATAGAATAAGGTGCTTAGCATTAACCTGATGATTAGCCTACGGGACATGCCGTATATAACTATGTAGCTCAGGAATAAAATTGTGTATCACAAAAACTAATATTATCATTGAATATCCCACGTAGCCCTGAGTACTTCGATGAAGATAATTTGTAGCACCTGTTTGGAAGTTTTTAGACTTAGAGGTATTTTTGGCAGAAGTGAACCTGCAAGtattttttggttatttttaatactttcattgtGGGCGATTTTCCCCTGAGTTTTTTCCCAAGCCAGGCGAGGAAAACTCGCGTCACGATAGAATCTCGAAAGTTGTGCCGTTTACTAATTTCCATCACACTTTTTAAGGAATTGCACTGCCTGCTGTGTCGCGCATCAAGAGGTGGCTGTCAGAGTCGGATTGTTTACCAGGAGTAACAAAAGAAACCTTTTCGCAAATCCAGAAGAAATTAGAAAATGCCACTCACATGGAAAAGGCCTGTGTTGACTTTTGATGAAATTTCAATTGTGACatgtttaaaatacaataaaaaaattgatttcaTTGAGGGATTTGAGCATTTCGGACGAGGAGATAGATCTCAAAATGTGTCGAAATACGTTTTATTGTTTCTGACAAGAGGTATTCTAACTGGAAAATACCACTATGCTAGGTACTTCTAGTCTCATTTTAATGTGAAGacttaaagggttgggggtgatttactaataaaaatcctgaaatCTATCTGGTATCGTATCTGGGGGCCagtcttttatacaatctgctttttactgattcccatataaacttcaaccccttttcCCCCTTTTCTTCCGCCTTTTCACCCTTACGAGGTGATttcgattttcattttattttctgaatttatgtgcatttgatttttttgttacatttggTTTCGgtatcaaattttgaaatgtctCTTGAGGAGTTGCGGACTCACAAGCTCATCTGACACCATCAAACGGCATATGCGGTGTCGGTTGACCGACCGACCAGCAGCATGGTTCGCCCAGGCGGAGGCACAATTTCATCTAGTAGGGTTAGAGTCAGACATGACCAAATTTGGCCATGTCATCAGTATAATCGATCAACGGCTAATCGGTGAGATTGAAGACATTATCTTGAACCCACCGGAACAAGATAAGTACAAAACCTTAAAAGAGGAACTCATCCGAAGGCTATCTGTATCCGAGCAGTAGCGGGTTGAGCGGTTGCTAAGCAGCGAGGAGCTTGGATCGCCTAAGCCTTCTGCCTTTCTCCGCCACTTGCAGTTGGGTgtgtaatgcttaatataattataaaaataaccatcatacatttgttataatgccatttgatacgtttattttgttatattgtgattCCATCTAAATTGTCATTGATATAATGCctattgtaatattatttttaagtagtataagacgtgtcgattagggtatttctaacctatgtacaAAGTCTCATTCCAAAGGCCACGGTATTAACAGAGTAATTAATGATTTACGGTTCAATACTTCGGAACAGCCTGTATGTAGATATAGATACACGGTAGTCAAACGgtatgtcatgtcactagtgtcacttaATCTTATCGTTATTGTGAACGACTAATACAGTATGCTCCTATTTAttgattgacgaccggtctatgaacctgcctatgaagccgatggtcctgggttcgaatcccagtaagagcatttattcgtgtgatgaacacggaaatttgttcctgaatcatgggtagTGATGGGGcgtaatattttattaggtttTTTCCAAAGTTACTGGGAACAATACTATCTGGAgataatgattaaaataatgcttaattttataaaataaattaatttatgagtATACATTGGTTTAAGTGTGAAAATATAGTAATCAACATTTTGTATAAACGTCGTCAAACGGTTATCAAAAAATTtcacgttttaattttaattaaattttaggatTTCAGTGTTcgaaaagattccaaaattccCTGAAAAGTCGTCGATTAATCGTATCCACGAATTAATTTGAAGTCACATCGTTAGGTGGCCAACTAGGAGTAGCGATCTAAGCGAGGGCGCCTTCAAGTCCGGATGCAGCAGCAGTGCAGCAACCGTTGCTCCTTGCAGCGCGGCAGCGGGCGGGCGGCGGGTTCGTGCAGGTTCCGCGCTGCGAGCACCGGGCGGTACCGGCCGTGGCGGAAGGTGACAGCGGAGCGCCAACCGCGGTGCCTCAGTGCTGACTGGAGCTACTCCTCCGCTACTCCGAAGCACATCCAGTAGAACAGAGTACTTAATTGATGGAACAAAATccacaaattatataaaattgtcCTGAATAATGAATATGAACAAAATATGTCAAATGTCAAACTTTTGGTGAAATGTTATTGTGTTTTGTAACctatttttataattcattGCTTGTATTCGTatgcaattttttaaagtttatagttaagtagtttttaaattttattctgaTTTTATGACTTCACAACCGTGCATTAACGGATCTGAATTGCTGTATTGCCCCATTTGTGATGATAATAAACAATACAAGAGACAGCGGGGGCTTGCCATCCATACGGCTCGCCGACATGGCACCCGTATGGTGGTCGAGCCCAGTGTGGCGTGGTATGGTATACCATATCGTGTGTTAGTTTTAAGAGATTAGTATTAAACGGAACGTCGAAAATACTGGTTGTTTAACTTAATCCAACTCCGCCGCTACTCCCCTCCTCAGATGGCAATCCTTGCCAGCGCGTTTCGCTAACGAAGGGCTTTTTACAATCGCGACTCGACCCTCGTGCGACAGTGTTTCGTTcactcagaaaaaaaaatttcattatcAAAAATGGGTAAGGAGTGCTGAAAGTATGTGTGTGCTACAATAAGGAGGTCATCGTGAATCAGCATGGCGACTTAAATATCTTGCTGTTGGTGGTGCTGGCCCTATATGGAGCAGGCGTCATATATATCGCCTACAgacaatataataattgttaTAGATAGCTGGTGAGACATGAACTAAGGGACAACGCATTCCGGAGACATCGCTTACGGCTGTCGGGGCGTGGTGATCGTTCGAGCAGCGACGTCCGTCGTCCAGGACCAGGAGGTACCGAATAGTACCGATACCGGCGTGTGGCGCTATATAgttatgtaagtttttttttattgtcttcAGTTAGAACTAATAGTAAGctcttatctttatttttatggaaGAACTTGATGTTgtatttcaaaatttaaaggATATTCAAGTCGCATTAAGAAAACCTAGGTCAAAAAAGGCAGTTATATCTATTAAATGTgagtatcaaaataaaaaatgcgtTGAATctatatcaaaaatatgaaCTGATTCTTGTTACCGTTACTCCACGAACCACTAAATTTATAAAAAGATTTCATCATATGAATGTAACTTAACGCAACCTGCTTGTTCTAAAAATAGCTATACGATAACCACTACCATGGACAAGTTCGAATTAAAAACGGCGGAGACTTTGTTGCCTGCAGTGTTGGGCGTAATCAATTACTTGTGTAATTTTAACTACAAAGTAGATTACATGTAGTTGAATTACGTGTAATAGTCCATTACATGCAATTAAGATtactttgtaatttgtaatcgaaattacattaatttataatcaATATTACTCAATTACTTCTTGATAGGCAAAGATGAGCAAATTTGATACTTTAGTACTCCCTCAGTAaacaaaagtaataatatttttttcctatatttttttcataccacactatatttgtattatgtatAAATGGAACTTTACTCATCAACAGCTCAAGAAAAATCTGTATTCGTCCCTGATATAGACAAAAATTTGAATATGTCTGTCAATCTATAAACTGAGTCAGGACCACTTAGAGTTTTTGTTTTGTAACATCAGGGCACAAGGAGGAAGTAATAATAATCCAACTGTCCAACAATTCGTGTCCGCTATGGAAGGTAAAGGCAAGGa
Protein-coding regions in this window:
- the LOC133524871 gene encoding bromodomain-containing protein 4-like, whose amino-acid sequence is MSSESVNIAEKQLIVEVLELYKGFPCLWDSSHELYCNKDARSQALQIILDKWKTGYPQATTEEVKKKLEHLRAAYRRERKKVESSKSTGAGLGDVYTPSLWYYPYLTFLHEKTMPVSQGIDNIQGTPDSDSEEPVTKKVKSSTKRQNELYKKQEELIQSAAELIKDSNSQDTSADAFGRSVSFQLKELPKVQRCIAEKIIGELLFYAKLGELTLDTSINFKKNIHTATQYSYYTHPYRSHIYPHHAFPSSTSPQYSQTSQSPKYSHTSSEQSQPSQSPQHSINLNKNLHTGTQSSYHTHPYRNHLYQQHSLPSSPSPQYIQQPSPSPQYSQPSPSPQYIQQPSPSPQYSQPSPAPSPQQSTPSLPQTPADSITLHSADTHLSQVLLPADTLLELTPSGETQHNEPDTRGSGNMDVFRGTGKQLQEFLIFKK
- the LOC133524870 gene encoding uncharacterized protein LOC133524870 — its product is MVRRTDGPVRCALHATPPHPYKHRPVLFVLRNGEVDMPPTLSKQTKIALVVASVVAITPIKKQRKKRKQWAKFYLKNRESYSHVRLVRDLDDDDFRIYLRMSSDSFSELLELVKPYITKTDTVMRKAVTAEERLLATLKYLASGREFSELKFGTSISSQLLSEIIPETCHAICKVLKNYMKVPETESEWLQIAKDFEQKWQFNHCLGAMDGKHILIEKPPNSGSTYYNYKGTFSIVLLGIVNANYEFIYVNAGTNGSISDGGVFNHTSFHDKMLSDQLNLPRPSVLPSSDIVAPYCLVADSAFAMNENLLKPYPQKNLTHDKRIYNYRLSRARRIVENTFGILAERFRVFKKPITMNVKKVPIIVMASCLLHNFLRKKSTNYVTGNCVDREDTTNNTFRPGDWRNNNISVNLNRTDRQRTAEGNAARQIFTEYFNNQGRVDFQERMINVLNI